In Coprobacter tertius, the following proteins share a genomic window:
- a CDS encoding toxin-antitoxin system YwqK family antitoxin — MKKQILGLLLTAYVFIAPAQEKVYQIDEISVINYGDGRLLFRQIDEEKTPLQGEHRLIDGYRSEYIIADFKEGMYNGKYRHYKNNKLKEEGSFIEGRKNGVYKEYYSDGIKVKKEIPYTAGKLDGIVVSYYTNGKPETEKEYKMSIEDGIDREYDYESGKITTDMHYKDGKLHGNQVQYITSNVGEYVIRSQYDMGKLIGKYSETFSDGTIYKKGSYDKNGKKDGEWLIRDSFSDKDKFSGKRIIYKNGEIVKEKDIKNFEKYMRKN; from the coding sequence ATGAAAAAACAAATTTTAGGGCTTTTATTAACGGCATATGTATTTATCGCGCCAGCGCAGGAAAAAGTATATCAGATAGATGAAATATCGGTCATCAACTACGGTGACGGTCGACTACTATTCCGACAAATAGACGAAGAAAAAACTCCTTTGCAGGGAGAGCATCGTCTTATCGACGGATATCGATCGGAATACATTATCGCCGATTTTAAGGAGGGTATGTACAATGGTAAATACAGGCATTATAAAAATAACAAACTGAAAGAAGAAGGATCGTTTATAGAAGGCCGAAAAAACGGAGTGTATAAAGAATATTATTCAGATGGAATAAAAGTAAAAAAAGAGATACCTTATACAGCCGGTAAACTCGACGGAATCGTAGTAAGTTACTATACCAATGGTAAACCAGAGACAGAAAAAGAGTATAAAATGAGTATAGAAGACGGTATAGATAGAGAATACGATTACGAATCGGGTAAAATAACAACCGATATGCATTATAAAGACGGCAAGTTGCATGGCAATCAGGTACAATATATCACCAGTAATGTTGGAGAATATGTCATCCGCTCGCAATACGATATGGGGAAACTTATAGGAAAGTATTCCGAAACATTTTCTGACGGAACTATCTATAAAAAGGGTAGTTATGATAAAAACGGAAAGAAAGACGGAGAATGGCTGATACGCGACAGTTTTTCGGACAAAGATAAATTCTCGGGAAAACGAATTATTTATAAAAATGGCGAGATAGTAAAAGAAAAAGATATAAAAAATTTCGAAAAATATATGAGAAAAAATTGA